The Anaerolineales bacterium genome contains a region encoding:
- a CDS encoding 4Fe-4S binding protein, protein RICCTNTIKNAIRLKMLNPDCQVVVLYKNIITYGFREQYYVEARRRGVLFVHYSDDRPPRVRLEARGAHQALLVDVDEHAFGTTLSFEPDLVALSLAIEPSPGTHELAERIGLPLSPEGFFMEAHLKMRPMDFSDEGLFLAGMAHYPKFIEECITHSLACAARALTVLSRPTIQVGGAVAAVDPDRCVGCLTCNRTCPFGIPQMVYDREGVGSLGGHAWIDPARCQGCGTCTGECPARAIQLGSFRDDQVMVGLGRWQVPLPLAQAGDA, encoded by the coding sequence CGCATCTGCTGCACCAACACCATCAAGAACGCTATCCGGTTGAAGATGCTCAACCCGGATTGCCAGGTCGTTGTCCTGTACAAGAACATCATCACCTACGGCTTCCGCGAGCAGTACTACGTCGAGGCCCGCCGCCGCGGCGTGCTGTTCGTGCACTACAGCGACGACCGGCCGCCGCGCGTCCGCCTGGAGGCCCGCGGCGCTCACCAGGCTCTGCTGGTGGATGTCGACGAGCACGCCTTCGGCACGACGCTCTCGTTCGAGCCCGACCTGGTGGCTCTCAGCCTGGCCATCGAGCCCTCGCCGGGGACCCACGAGCTGGCCGAGCGCATCGGCCTCCCACTCTCGCCCGAAGGCTTCTTCATGGAAGCCCACCTCAAGATGCGGCCGATGGATTTCTCCGATGAAGGCCTGTTCCTGGCCGGCATGGCCCATTACCCGAAGTTCATCGAGGAGTGCATCACCCACTCTCTTGCCTGTGCCGCCCGCGCCCTGACCGTGCTCAGCCGGCCGACAATCCAGGTCGGCGGCGCCGTGGCCGCCGTCGACCCGGATCGCTGCGTCGGCTGCCTGACGTGCAACCGAACCTGCCCCTTTGGCATCCCGCAGATGGTGTATGACCGGGAAGGCGTCGGCAGCCTGGGCGGCCATGCCTGGATTGATCCCGCCCGCTGCCAGGGCTGCGGTACGTGTACCGGCGAGTGTCCGGCTCGCGCCATCCAGCTGGGCAGCTTCCGCGACGACCAAGTCATGGTCGGCCTCGGCCGCTGGCAGGTCCCCCTGCCGCTGGCCCAGGCGGGAGACGCATGA
- a CDS encoding hydrogenase iron-sulfur subunit, translated as MIASNGYVPEITAFTCSYCGYMAADTAGALRLQYPANVKLIRLPCTGKIDVQYLLNAFEQGADAVYVVACSLGNCHHVHGNERGLARVARTKAILQSIGLEPGRLEMFFVSGGMGHTFAEIARQMTERAQGFGPNPLKGELVAARTGEPPEPPPLAAPRGSG; from the coding sequence GTGATTGCCTCCAACGGCTACGTCCCTGAGATCACCGCCTTCACCTGCTCGTACTGCGGGTACATGGCCGCCGACACCGCCGGCGCGCTTCGCCTTCAGTACCCGGCCAACGTCAAGCTCATCCGCCTTCCCTGCACCGGCAAGATCGACGTTCAGTACCTGCTGAACGCCTTCGAGCAAGGGGCCGATGCGGTATATGTCGTTGCTTGCTCGCTGGGCAACTGCCATCACGTGCACGGGAACGAACGCGGCCTGGCCCGAGTGGCTCGCACCAAGGCCATTCTGCAGTCGATTGGCCTGGAGCCGGGGCGGCTGGAGATGTTCTTCGTTTCGGGCGGCATGGGGCACACCTTTGCCGAGATCGCCCGCCAGATGACCGAGAGGGCGCAGGGCTTCGGGCCGAATCCGCTCAAGGGCGAACTGGTCGCCGCCAGGACCGGGGAGCCGCCGGAGCCGCCGCCGCTGGCGGCACCCCGGGGAAGTGGCTGA